From Algoriphagus sp. NG3, the proteins below share one genomic window:
- a CDS encoding Nif3-like dinuclear metal center hexameric protein: MGYKISEVISYLEQFAPPSYQESYDNATLITGNREAEVTGIICTLDCLETIVDEAIELGANLIVAHHPIVFKGMKSLTGRNYVERTIIKAIKNDIAIYAIHTNLDHVAHGVNKRISDRLQLKDTKILQPKKQLLSKLVFFVPEPEKDKVLQAVYSAGAGKIGEYSDCSFQVKGTGTFTPSEIANPTLGQRGKAQQEEEVRVEVLVANHLLSKVLIKMREFHPYEEVAYYVQSLENENQEVGAGMIGTLPMELESEEFLDYLKVKMNLEVLKHTQLIPGKIRKVAVCGGAGIFLLGDAKRAGADVFVTADVKYHEFFDADGELILCDIGHYESEIFTKELLREVLSQNFPNIALYLTKVVTNPSSYR, from the coding sequence ATGGGATACAAGATTAGCGAGGTGATTTCCTACCTAGAACAATTCGCTCCTCCGTCTTATCAGGAGTCATATGACAACGCTACTTTGATCACAGGAAATAGAGAGGCAGAAGTAACAGGCATTATTTGTACACTTGATTGCCTAGAAACCATAGTGGACGAAGCCATAGAACTGGGAGCCAACCTGATCGTGGCCCATCATCCGATAGTTTTTAAGGGCATGAAAAGCCTGACCGGGAGAAATTACGTGGAGCGGACGATCATCAAAGCCATAAAAAATGACATAGCTATCTATGCTATACACACCAACCTGGATCATGTAGCCCATGGTGTCAACAAGCGGATTTCTGATCGACTCCAGCTGAAGGACACAAAGATCCTACAACCTAAAAAGCAATTACTGAGCAAATTGGTTTTTTTTGTACCCGAACCCGAGAAAGACAAGGTCTTACAGGCGGTTTATTCTGCCGGAGCCGGCAAAATCGGAGAATACTCCGACTGCTCATTCCAGGTAAAAGGAACCGGCACCTTCACCCCTTCAGAAATAGCGAATCCCACCTTGGGACAGCGGGGTAAAGCACAGCAAGAAGAAGAGGTGAGAGTAGAGGTATTGGTCGCTAATCATCTGTTGTCAAAGGTTCTGATAAAAATGAGGGAATTCCATCCCTATGAAGAGGTGGCTTATTATGTACAAAGCCTTGAAAATGAAAATCAAGAGGTTGGTGCAGGAATGATAGGAACTTTGCCCATGGAACTGGAGAGTGAAGAGTTTTTGGATTACCTGAAAGTCAAGATGAACCTGGAAGTACTGAAACACACCCAGCTGATTCCAGGAAAAATTAGAAAGGTAGCAGTCTGCGGTGGTGCTGGTATATTTCTTCTTGGAGATGCCAAACGAGCCGGTGCAGATGTGTTTGTCACCGCTGATGTGAAGTACCATGAATTCTTCGACGCTGATGGGGAATTAATTCTCTGTGACATCGGACATTATGAGAGTGAAATTTTTACAAAAGAATTACTTCGGGAGGTTTTGTCACAAAATTTTCCTAATATTGCACTCTATTTGACAAAAGTAGTTACAAATCCCTCATCCTACCGATAG
- a CDS encoding chorismate-binding protein, translated as MHTHVATTHTKSEILQLLVQLGLTSGGSFALWRKPKSNTLEIVLDDTAEPIKVDLNIEKLEPGFIIHPFADQTDKKAFFIKANKYFSFQLDTPLTSDELPEWAKVQLKNQLSLSPQDIRDELVSRTMTAHTQSSKISEEKDHFIQLVDKAIQAIQENQLEKVVPARTKTIPIPTDFDLSCTLLSMMEAYPNAFINFFHLPNVGTWIGASPETLIETKGDIFTTMSLAGTQKATEDNPLKSVAWTQKEIEEQALVSRYIVSCFKKIRLREYEEHGPKTVVAGNLLHLRSDFRINMQETGFPELGSVMLSLLHPTSAVCGMPRKEAHDFLQEYEGFDRSFFSGFIGPVNLHGSTSIYVNLRTASLHNDKATLYAGAGVTEDSDPEKEWEETELKCQIIGKFIQNPNT; from the coding sequence ATGCATACACACGTAGCTACTACTCATACCAAAAGCGAAATCCTACAACTCTTGGTTCAGCTGGGCTTGACTTCAGGAGGTTCATTTGCCCTCTGGCGAAAACCAAAATCCAACACTCTTGAAATTGTTTTGGATGATACAGCAGAACCTATAAAAGTTGACCTGAACATAGAAAAGCTAGAGCCGGGATTCATTATCCATCCATTCGCTGATCAGACAGATAAAAAGGCTTTTTTCATTAAAGCAAACAAATACTTTTCCTTTCAGTTGGACACTCCTCTTACATCTGATGAGCTTCCGGAGTGGGCAAAGGTCCAGTTGAAAAATCAATTAAGCCTTTCTCCACAAGATATTAGGGATGAATTGGTCAGTCGGACAATGACTGCCCATACCCAATCTTCCAAAATCAGTGAAGAAAAAGATCATTTTATCCAGTTAGTTGATAAAGCTATTCAGGCTATCCAGGAAAATCAGTTGGAAAAAGTCGTCCCGGCAAGGACAAAAACGATCCCTATTCCTACTGACTTCGATCTTAGTTGCACACTCTTAAGTATGATGGAAGCCTACCCCAATGCCTTCATCAACTTTTTTCACTTACCGAATGTAGGTACTTGGATCGGTGCCTCTCCCGAAACCTTGATTGAAACCAAAGGAGACATATTTACCACGATGTCACTGGCGGGCACCCAAAAGGCGACAGAGGACAATCCGCTCAAGTCAGTGGCATGGACACAAAAAGAAATTGAAGAACAGGCTTTAGTCAGCAGATACATCGTTTCTTGTTTTAAGAAAATCAGGCTACGTGAATATGAGGAACACGGACCTAAAACAGTCGTAGCAGGCAATCTTCTTCATCTACGGTCTGACTTCAGAATCAACATGCAGGAGACAGGCTTTCCAGAGTTAGGTTCCGTTATGCTGAGCCTTCTTCACCCTACTTCTGCTGTCTGCGGGATGCCGAGAAAGGAAGCTCATGATTTTCTCCAGGAATACGAAGGATTTGACCGCTCTTTCTTTTCAGGCTTTATCGGCCCGGTAAACCTCCATGGCAGCACCTCGATCTATGTCAATCTGAGAACTGCCAGCCTGCATAATGATAAAGCCACACTATATGCCGGAGCTGGGGTGACAGAGGACTCTGATCCTGAAAAAGAATGGGAAGAAACAGAGCTTAAATGTCAGATCATCGGTAAATTCATTCAAAACCCAAACACTTGA
- a CDS encoding hotdog fold thioesterase, with product MVFSQKPSLDQINQNGKNTMTDHLGIVFTAVGDDSLSATMPVDGRTKQPMGLLHGGANVVLAETLGSVAASLTIDLSKQVCVGLEINANHLRGVKSGLVTGTTTPIHIGKSTQVWEIKIVNEQGQLCCISRITMAILDKK from the coding sequence ATGGTATTCTCCCAAAAGCCTTCATTAGATCAGATCAATCAAAACGGGAAAAACACGATGACTGATCATCTGGGAATTGTTTTTACTGCCGTCGGGGATGATTCCCTGTCTGCTACAATGCCCGTCGATGGGCGAACAAAACAACCCATGGGTTTGTTGCACGGAGGAGCGAATGTGGTGCTTGCCGAAACCCTCGGAAGTGTGGCCGCTTCACTCACTATTGATTTGAGCAAACAAGTCTGCGTAGGGTTGGAAATAAACGCAAATCACCTTAGAGGCGTTAAATCCGGTTTGGTCACTGGCACCACCACACCTATCCATATCGGTAAAAGCACGCAGGTCTGGGAAATTAAAATTGTAAATGAGCAAGGTCAACTCTGCTGCATCAGCAGGATTACCATGGCTATTCTAGATAAAAAGTAA
- the lpxK gene encoding tetraacyldisaccharide 4'-kinase, with translation MIKNTNSGMRWYAFLLYPFALLFGLVTRFRNWFFDIGWLKSSSSPIPCIVVGNLSVGGTGKTPMVEFLIRYLSQEKQVATLSRGYGRKTKGFIKATPKVSPETIGDEPFQIYRKYREHIDVFVGEDRVKSLEKIAIGPDSPEVVILDDAFQHRYVAGDLNILLTTYQKPFYLDYILPMGRLRESRAGAKRADVIIVTKCPEELADPEKIKIKENVSAYRDSAAFVLFSSISYGIPIPLLEAAVFSQEVILLSGLANDQPLIDYVDKKFNLLQVLSYPDHHDYGRSDFEHVRTVFKQHGSQNPVVLTTEKDAVKVKSNAPKGFLEEIPIFVLPIEVVFSATDELALVQLIHQKVFNKTKSK, from the coding sequence TTGATCAAAAATACTAATTCTGGAATGCGCTGGTACGCTTTTTTGCTTTATCCTTTTGCTTTATTGTTTGGTTTGGTCACCAGATTTCGAAATTGGTTTTTCGACATTGGCTGGCTGAAAAGCTCCTCTTCACCAATTCCCTGCATTGTAGTGGGGAATCTCAGTGTGGGAGGAACTGGCAAAACCCCTATGGTAGAATTCCTGATCAGATATCTAAGTCAGGAGAAGCAGGTAGCCACCTTGAGTAGGGGGTATGGGAGGAAGACCAAAGGCTTTATCAAAGCTACCCCAAAGGTTTCTCCCGAGACGATTGGGGATGAGCCTTTTCAGATTTATCGGAAATATAGGGAACATATAGATGTGTTTGTGGGAGAAGACCGGGTGAAATCTCTGGAGAAAATAGCCATAGGTCCGGATTCCCCTGAAGTTGTCATTTTAGATGATGCTTTTCAGCATCGCTATGTTGCCGGAGACTTGAATATTCTTCTTACTACCTATCAGAAGCCGTTTTACCTAGATTATATCTTGCCTATGGGCAGGTTGAGAGAAAGTAGGGCTGGCGCAAAAAGAGCAGATGTGATTATTGTCACAAAATGTCCCGAAGAACTAGCTGATCCAGAGAAGATTAAGATAAAAGAAAATGTGTCAGCTTACAGGGATTCCGCTGCTTTCGTGCTTTTCTCCTCAATTTCTTATGGAATACCAATTCCCTTGCTTGAGGCAGCAGTGTTTTCGCAGGAGGTCATACTGCTGAGCGGCCTGGCAAATGATCAGCCCCTGATCGATTATGTAGATAAAAAGTTTAATCTACTTCAGGTGCTAAGCTATCCGGACCACCATGATTATGGACGGAGTGATTTCGAACACGTTCGCACTGTTTTTAAGCAACATGGCAGTCAAAATCCCGTTGTGCTAACAACGGAAAAAGATGCTGTGAAAGTTAAATCCAATGCTCCCAAAGGTTTTCTGGAAGAAATTCCGATTTTTGTGCTGCCAATAGAGGTGGTTTTTTCAGCTACTGATGAGCTAGCCTTGGTACAACTGATCCATCAAAAGGTCTTCAATAAGACAAAATCTAAGTGA
- the menD gene encoding 2-succinyl-5-enolpyruvyl-6-hydroxy-3-cyclohexene-1-carboxylic-acid synthase has protein sequence MILQSVVDLVAICAKKGIQNAILSPGSRCAPLTLAFARHTQIHTRTISDERSAAFIALGMAQQLEEPVALICTSGSAALNYYPAVAEAFFQQIPLLILTADRPAEWIDQYDGQTVFQPEVYGKHVKKSFQLPDSDTFPDQRWHSSRIVNEAINLTTQFPAGPVHINIPLREPFYPEKEEEFVFPEKPRVFNMVKSKIQPTEESLIKLRNRLEIVKKILIVPGQQRPNAQLQELLDQLSKNQNAVIVSDTLSNMQSDYTITLHDHWLGHPEISEALKPDLIISFGKSIISKSLKLSLRKSQASHWHIQEDGNAKDTYQRLTRNIASSPEYFLHWLVQNLDPQDPEYYQSWHALEKTVSNNLPEILQEKAFGEYTALANCLEKTPALSKIHVANSMAVRYLNFLGKRNQEVICNRGTSGIDGSNSTAVGCTFTTKEIVTLITGDMAFFYDRNAFWHNYTMPNLRVILLNNHAGGIFRIIDGPANQPELEEFFETKQNLTAQHLATEFGFFYSKVVNQEEMEASLIDFYSDSLHPKILEIETSSPKNAEILKLVKEKIKQSLEN, from the coding sequence TTGATACTTCAATCCGTAGTCGATCTCGTGGCGATATGCGCCAAAAAAGGCATTCAAAACGCAATTCTTTCCCCTGGTTCGCGATGTGCCCCACTTACGCTAGCTTTTGCAAGGCATACCCAGATCCATACCCGGACAATCTCTGATGAGCGCTCAGCAGCTTTTATAGCACTGGGCATGGCACAGCAGCTGGAAGAACCTGTGGCACTGATATGTACCAGCGGATCTGCGGCCCTGAATTATTATCCGGCAGTAGCAGAAGCTTTTTTCCAGCAAATCCCCTTACTCATCTTGACTGCAGATAGACCTGCGGAATGGATTGATCAATATGACGGACAGACAGTGTTCCAACCTGAGGTCTATGGCAAGCATGTGAAAAAGAGTTTTCAGCTACCTGATTCAGATACATTTCCTGATCAGCGCTGGCATAGTTCCAGGATTGTGAATGAAGCGATCAATCTCACCACGCAATTTCCTGCTGGCCCTGTGCATATCAACATACCCTTGCGCGAACCCTTCTATCCGGAAAAAGAAGAAGAATTCGTTTTCCCTGAAAAGCCCAGGGTTTTTAACATGGTGAAAAGCAAAATCCAACCGACGGAGGAATCTCTAATCAAGCTTAGGAACAGGCTGGAAATTGTAAAGAAAATCCTGATTGTTCCCGGCCAACAACGTCCTAATGCCCAGCTTCAAGAGTTGCTGGATCAGCTGAGTAAAAACCAAAACGCTGTTATCGTCAGTGACACCCTCAGCAATATGCAGTCGGATTACACAATCACCCTCCACGATCATTGGTTGGGACACCCGGAAATCTCCGAGGCACTCAAACCGGATCTGATAATTAGTTTTGGCAAATCGATAATATCAAAATCACTAAAGCTCTCCCTTCGAAAATCTCAGGCATCTCACTGGCATATCCAAGAAGATGGAAATGCAAAGGACACCTATCAGCGATTGACAAGGAATATTGCTTCTTCACCTGAATACTTCCTCCACTGGCTGGTTCAAAACCTTGATCCCCAAGACCCCGAGTATTATCAGTCTTGGCATGCTCTGGAGAAAACGGTTTCTAACAATCTGCCTGAAATCTTGCAGGAAAAAGCTTTTGGAGAATATACTGCTTTGGCTAATTGTCTGGAGAAAACACCTGCTCTTTCTAAAATCCATGTAGCCAACAGCATGGCTGTGCGCTATTTGAATTTTCTTGGAAAGAGAAATCAGGAAGTGATCTGCAACAGGGGAACCAGCGGCATAGATGGATCCAATTCCACGGCTGTGGGTTGTACTTTTACCACCAAGGAAATCGTGACTCTGATCACTGGTGACATGGCCTTTTTCTATGATCGCAATGCTTTCTGGCACAACTACACCATGCCCAATCTTCGGGTGATATTGCTGAATAATCATGCGGGGGGTATTTTCCGGATTATCGATGGCCCTGCCAATCAACCCGAATTGGAAGAGTTCTTTGAGACTAAGCAGAACTTAACTGCGCAGCACTTAGCAACTGAATTTGGATTCTTCTACTCAAAAGTGGTGAATCAAGAAGAAATGGAAGCTTCTCTGATTGATTTTTACTCAGATTCCCTACATCCAAAAATCCTGGAGATCGAGACTTCAAGCCCAAAAAACGCTGAAATCTTAAAGTTGGTAAAGGAAAAAATCAAGCAGTCACTTGAGAATTAA
- a CDS encoding zinc ribbon domain-containing protein — MESTVAQKLEAIHNLQLLDSKLDAIIKVRGALPEEVQDLEDEIAGYETRLEKFQSEIDSFENEIKALKESIKDSEKLIKKYQEQQMNVRNNREYDAITKELELQDLEIQVAKKKITEAGYRIDQKKVDLEELSAIKKDRQKDLDQKNNELSSIVTESESEEAKLNADREKSIKKVDERLLKSYTKIRANAKNGLAVVMVKRGACGGCFNTVPPQRQADIREKKKLIVCEHCGRILAGVEDEIIEEPAPKKKRATKAKA; from the coding sequence ATGGAAAGTACAGTAGCACAGAAACTCGAAGCTATTCACAACCTTCAACTTTTAGATTCAAAACTTGACGCAATCATCAAAGTACGTGGGGCTCTTCCTGAAGAGGTTCAAGACTTAGAAGATGAGATCGCCGGTTATGAAACTCGTTTGGAGAAATTTCAAAGTGAAATAGATTCTTTCGAGAACGAAATAAAGGCGCTTAAGGAAAGCATCAAAGACTCTGAGAAACTGATCAAGAAATATCAGGAGCAGCAGATGAATGTTCGCAATAACCGCGAATACGATGCGATCACCAAGGAGCTTGAACTTCAGGATCTAGAGATTCAGGTTGCTAAAAAGAAAATCACTGAGGCTGGTTATAGAATCGACCAGAAAAAAGTGGACTTGGAGGAATTAAGTGCCATAAAGAAGGATCGCCAGAAGGATCTGGATCAGAAAAACAACGAGCTATCCTCTATTGTTACTGAAAGCGAGTCTGAAGAAGCCAAATTGAATGCTGACCGTGAGAAGTCCATTAAGAAAGTGGATGAAAGACTTCTGAAATCTTACACCAAAATCAGAGCCAATGCCAAGAACGGCCTTGCCGTGGTAATGGTAAAAAGAGGAGCTTGCGGCGGGTGTTTCAACACAGTGCCACCACAGAGACAAGCAGATATCCGTGAGAAGAAAAAACTGATCGTATGTGAGCACTGCGGTAGAATTCTCGCAGGGGTAGAAGATGAGATCATCGAAGAACCAGCACCAAAGAAGAAAAGGGCTACTAAAGCTAAGGCTTAA
- a CDS encoding histidine phosphatase family protein yields the protein MNRKKIYLVRHGQTDYNLKGVVQGSGIDAPINENGRKQASAFFEAYKSIPFDQAYYTGLQRTKQSIQSFLDLGIPAVSTTDLNEISWGDYEGLPMSPEESQYYQHMLDQWQQGNLDYCIAGGESPNIVAKRMQRGIDAIIEGPGETILVCMHGRAMRIFLSLIMKQDLCHMDMFEHKNLCLYLLEEKEDGTFGLLKRNDTEHLKELV from the coding sequence TTGAATCGAAAAAAAATTTACCTCGTAAGACACGGGCAGACGGATTATAATCTAAAAGGGGTGGTGCAAGGCAGTGGAATTGATGCCCCCATTAATGAAAACGGCAGAAAGCAAGCTTCGGCATTTTTTGAAGCCTATAAAAGTATCCCTTTTGATCAGGCGTATTATACTGGTCTTCAGCGTACAAAGCAATCCATTCAATCGTTTTTGGATTTAGGTATCCCAGCGGTTTCCACTACTGATCTCAATGAGATTTCTTGGGGGGATTACGAAGGATTGCCGATGTCCCCAGAGGAAAGCCAATATTACCAACATATGCTGGATCAGTGGCAGCAAGGCAACTTGGATTATTGCATAGCAGGAGGCGAAAGTCCCAATATCGTCGCTAAGCGTATGCAGAGAGGGATTGATGCGATAATTGAGGGGCCGGGAGAAACGATCTTAGTATGCATGCACGGACGTGCGATGCGAATCTTCTTAAGCTTGATTATGAAGCAGGATCTGTGTCACATGGATATGTTTGAGCACAAAAATCTTTGTTTGTATCTGCTTGAAGAAAAGGAAGATGGGACTTTTGGATTATTGAAAAGAAACGATACTGAACACCTTAAGGAGCTGGTGTAG
- a CDS encoding LysR family transcriptional regulator, whose amino-acid sequence MELRHLNYFKAVAEELNFRKAAERLFISQPGLSRQIKQLEDILEVKLFERDQKHVELTVAGAYLKGEVDFILNHLELTGNQLKLIAAGKIGELRIGFLGSASNQILPDLLARLNSQQPLISTSLEELSNAMQVEMILKDKLDLGFVRLASVPNELEIKVVLRDSFSLVVPKDHPVKADSFTSVNQFREESFVLFSSDYSNLYYEQIIGICRDAGFSPRIRHKSVHALTIFKLVENGMGVAIVPTSLKEGYELNVRFLEIPNISQYTELSAVWKAENRNPALKQVLPLV is encoded by the coding sequence ATGGAATTAAGGCACTTGAATTATTTTAAGGCTGTTGCAGAGGAGTTGAATTTCCGGAAGGCTGCTGAGCGATTGTTTATTTCCCAGCCCGGATTGAGCAGGCAAATCAAACAGTTAGAGGATATTCTAGAAGTTAAACTATTTGAGCGGGATCAGAAACATGTAGAATTGACTGTGGCGGGTGCTTACCTCAAAGGCGAGGTGGATTTTATCCTCAATCATCTAGAGCTAACGGGGAATCAACTAAAGCTGATTGCTGCAGGTAAAATAGGAGAGTTGAGGATAGGTTTTTTGGGATCGGCCTCTAACCAGATTTTACCAGACTTGCTTGCGCGGTTGAACTCGCAACAGCCATTGATCAGTACTAGTTTGGAAGAGCTCTCCAATGCTATGCAGGTGGAGATGATACTAAAAGACAAGCTGGATCTTGGGTTTGTAAGACTGGCATCTGTGCCCAATGAACTGGAAATAAAAGTCGTGTTACGTGATAGCTTTTCTCTGGTGGTGCCAAAGGATCATCCGGTAAAGGCAGATAGTTTTACCTCTGTAAATCAGTTTCGGGAAGAGTCTTTTGTTTTGTTTTCCTCGGATTATAGCAATCTGTATTACGAGCAAATAATTGGCATTTGTAGGGATGCAGGTTTTTCCCCCAGAATCCGACATAAATCTGTCCATGCGCTGACAATTTTCAAGTTGGTAGAAAATGGAATGGGAGTGGCGATAGTGCCTACGTCCCTAAAGGAAGGATATGAGCTGAATGTGCGTTTCTTGGAGATTCCTAATATTTCCCAATACACGGAGCTATCTGCTGTCTGGAAGGCAGAAAACAGAAATCCAGCATTGAAGCAGGTTTTGCCATTGGTTTAA
- the hutH gene encoding histidine ammonia-lyase produces MMNTFQYGQDHLTVSMALQLARKETKGVFSPETRDKVRASALAVANIAKGEKAVYGINTGFGPLCTSKISAADTQTLQENLLKSHAVGLGEPVPLEISKLMLVLKLQALAQGFSGIRLETLERMIWMLENEVIPVVPIQGSVGASGDLAPLSHLFLPLLGLGKVHFGGEIQHTSEVFKKLGMKALSLGPKEGLALINGTQFMAAYGVKIVDRLHNLLVHADITGAMMIEGLMGSIKPFSAELHQLRPFPGNKHVAQTILNLLHESEIVNSHLDCARVQDPYSLRCMPQVHGASRNAWLHLKDAIETEINSVTDNPVVFSEDHTISGGSFHGQPIALPLDYACLAASELGNISDRRIYLSLEGDTPGVPKLLLKETGLNSGLMIPQYTTAALASENKGLCFPASADSIPTSLGQEDHVSMGSIGARKALRVIENVEKILGIELFYAAQAMDFHAPLKSGKVMTAIHEHVRTKITPVINDRVMTEDMEAAIAMIQSGELVLLANQTAKAEGLPYETEWSEMFDY; encoded by the coding sequence ATGATGAATACTTTTCAATACGGCCAAGATCATCTTACAGTAAGCATGGCCTTGCAACTCGCTAGAAAAGAGACAAAAGGCGTCTTTTCTCCGGAAACCCGTGACAAAGTGCGGGCTTCTGCCCTTGCTGTTGCCAACATCGCCAAAGGAGAAAAGGCTGTCTATGGCATCAATACAGGTTTTGGCCCGCTTTGTACCAGTAAAATCTCAGCAGCTGATACGCAGACTTTACAAGAAAATCTACTTAAAAGCCATGCTGTTGGTTTGGGGGAACCCGTTCCTTTGGAGATTTCCAAGTTGATGCTCGTATTGAAACTTCAGGCCTTGGCACAGGGATTTTCAGGCATACGATTAGAAACCCTTGAAAGGATGATCTGGATGCTGGAAAATGAGGTGATCCCCGTTGTACCAATTCAAGGTTCCGTAGGGGCTTCAGGAGATCTGGCTCCTCTTTCCCACTTGTTTTTACCACTGTTAGGATTAGGAAAAGTTCATTTTGGAGGTGAGATACAGCACACATCTGAAGTTTTTAAGAAGCTTGGGATGAAGGCACTTTCCCTTGGTCCAAAAGAAGGTTTGGCTTTGATCAACGGAACCCAATTTATGGCGGCATACGGTGTGAAAATCGTGGATCGCTTACATAATTTGCTCGTGCATGCAGATATCACAGGAGCGATGATGATTGAAGGATTGATGGGTTCAATCAAGCCCTTTTCAGCGGAACTACATCAATTAAGACCATTCCCGGGAAATAAACATGTAGCCCAGACTATATTGAATTTGCTTCATGAGTCCGAAATCGTCAATTCCCACCTGGATTGCGCGCGGGTTCAGGATCCATATTCCTTACGCTGCATGCCACAGGTACACGGAGCTTCGAGAAATGCATGGCTTCACCTGAAAGATGCCATTGAAACTGAGATCAATTCCGTGACGGATAATCCAGTCGTTTTCAGTGAAGACCATACCATTTCCGGAGGCAGTTTTCATGGGCAACCGATCGCATTGCCATTGGATTACGCCTGTCTTGCTGCTTCTGAATTGGGGAATATTTCTGACAGAAGGATCTATCTTTCACTGGAAGGAGATACGCCGGGAGTACCGAAATTATTATTGAAAGAAACAGGCCTGAATTCAGGCTTGATGATACCTCAATACACCACGGCGGCTTTGGCTTCAGAAAACAAAGGACTTTGCTTTCCGGCATCCGCAGACAGCATCCCTACTTCTCTAGGCCAGGAAGATCATGTAAGCATGGGTTCGATTGGGGCAAGAAAAGCTTTAAGGGTGATTGAAAATGTGGAGAAGATCTTGGGAATAGAGTTGTTTTATGCTGCCCAGGCTATGGATTTCCATGCACCGTTGAAATCAGGAAAAGTAATGACAGCGATCCATGAGCATGTACGAACCAAAATCACTCCTGTAATAAATGACCGGGTGATGACCGAAGATATGGAAGCTGCAATCGCTATGATCCAAAGCGGCGAATTGGTTCTCCTAGCGAACCAAACGGCGAAAGCGGAAGGCTTGCCTTATGAAACTGAGTGGAGTGAAATGTTTGATTATTAA
- a CDS encoding helix-turn-helix transcriptional regulator, whose product MKQPELGKKISEMRQAKGLTQEELVEKCNLNVRTIQRIEAGEVTPRSYTIKALFEALGAKMENIEAESSPDYPKSLIPWLYTGFGAGLIYFFLSFFDISMEIEWMEGSYTNPLTFGLVKAGVLITFSLFLFGLIKMTGAFPNKVLQIALWVMLIANGIWYSIDLTSLATSSFSIEDYYVVKLCTFGLAYGFIGAGFLCYKNLWSNIPQILGGLGIVSGILIFSVVGALFALIPLTMFEIGELAFLIWGINKIGRTSSPDSTFNSQVTA is encoded by the coding sequence ATGAAACAACCAGAACTTGGCAAGAAAATCTCTGAGATGAGACAGGCAAAAGGATTGACTCAGGAGGAGTTGGTCGAGAAGTGCAATCTAAATGTAAGGACTATCCAGCGCATTGAAGCGGGGGAGGTAACCCCGAGGAGTTATACAATCAAAGCTCTTTTTGAAGCTCTGGGAGCAAAGATGGAAAACATAGAAGCTGAGAGCTCTCCTGATTATCCAAAGTCATTAATACCATGGTTATACACTGGTTTTGGTGCAGGATTGATCTATTTCTTTTTGAGCTTTTTTGATATAAGTATGGAAATCGAGTGGATGGAAGGAAGCTATACCAATCCCTTAACTTTTGGATTAGTGAAAGCTGGTGTTCTGATCACCTTTTCTTTATTTCTTTTTGGATTGATCAAAATGACAGGGGCGTTTCCAAACAAGGTTCTTCAGATCGCACTTTGGGTGATGCTTATTGCGAACGGTATTTGGTATTCGATTGATTTAACTTCTCTGGCAACCTCTTCTTTTAGCATAGAAGATTATTATGTAGTTAAGCTATGTACTTTTGGGTTGGCTTATGGATTTATAGGAGCTGGATTTCTCTGCTACAAGAACCTATGGTCGAATATCCCACAGATTTTAGGTGGACTGGGAATAGTGTCTGGAATATTGATCTTTTCCGTAGTTGGGGCTCTGTTCGCACTGATTCCTTTGACTATGTTTGAGATTGGAGAGCTCGCATTTTTGATTTGGGGCATAAATAAAATCGGGAGAACATCTTCTCCCGATTCTACTTTTAATTCTCAAGTGACTGCTTGA